A section of the Coleofasciculus sp. FACHB-1120 genome encodes:
- a CDS encoding ssl1498 family light-harvesting-like protein produces MRYTTDERGILNNYAAEPAVYVAESPSPEEQRRYAFQGAIAILFVTLLVLTALGVS; encoded by the coding sequence GAAAGAGGCATCCTCAACAACTATGCAGCTGAGCCTGCGGTGTACGTTGCCGAATCCCCTTCACCAGAAGAGCAGCGTCGCTACGCTTTTCAAGGCGCGATCGCTATTTTGTTTGTCACCCTGCTGGTTTTGACTGCATTGGGTGTCAGCTAA